The following proteins come from a genomic window of Cronobacter muytjensii ATCC 51329:
- a CDS encoding acetyltransferase has product MKLGIYGAGGLGREVLTLARAMNQCTSRWSEIFFIDDVTDAREVYGAAVLRFDARPADCEVAIAIGEPALRQRLAQKLAGVAPLATLIHPNVDIPTQSEIRPGAIICDGAFISCGVTIGENVLIQPRACVGHDCVIGAYSVVSSLVALAGHCEVGERVFIGMNSCVKEQTRIGDDAIVGMGSAVFSDVADATIVLGNPARAMRQNTQGKVFK; this is encoded by the coding sequence ATGAAGCTTGGCATTTACGGCGCGGGCGGGTTAGGGCGCGAGGTGCTGACGCTGGCGCGCGCCATGAATCAGTGTACGTCGCGCTGGAGCGAGATTTTCTTTATCGATGACGTGACCGACGCGCGTGAGGTTTATGGCGCGGCGGTGCTGCGTTTCGACGCGCGCCCGGCGGACTGCGAAGTGGCTATCGCTATCGGCGAGCCGGCGCTGCGCCAGCGTCTCGCGCAGAAGCTGGCGGGCGTCGCGCCGCTCGCCACGCTTATTCACCCGAATGTCGATATCCCGACACAGAGCGAAATTCGCCCCGGCGCGATTATCTGCGACGGCGCGTTTATCTCCTGCGGCGTCACGATTGGCGAAAACGTGCTGATCCAGCCGCGCGCCTGTGTGGGCCATGACTGTGTTATCGGCGCGTACAGCGTGGTCTCAAGCCTGGTGGCGCTCGCGGGCCACTGCGAGGTGGGCGAGCGCGTGTTTATCGGCATGAACAGTTGCGTGAAAGAACAGACCCGCATCGGCGATGACGCCATCGTCGGGATGGGGTCTGCGGTATTCAGCGACGTGGCGGACGCCACGATCGTACTGGGCAACCCGGCCAGGGCGATGCGCCAGAACACCCAGGGCAAGGTGTTTAAATAA